A region of the Silene latifolia isolate original U9 population chromosome 9, ASM4854445v1, whole genome shotgun sequence genome:
ACATTTGGGTCAGACCCCaactttttcaaaatattttcaaaaaataaaaataaaaacttatTCAATACTTATTTCAAATGTTTTCGAAACCAACAGTTGCAttcatcatatttgcattataTCTAGGACATGCATGTGCATTTTAGGTGCCATAAATTTTTTACTAATTGCTCCAGTCGACTACTTTGACTTTCATCTTCCAGAGTCATCCAAAGTGGGGGCTTTCTCATAAAGTCACATTTTTCTCGTAAAATAAATTTTGGGAATTTCAAATCGATGGTTATCAAAAATTTCCAGTCTAATCTTTATGCGAATTAGGGGGAACTCCAGCTGGTCGTGGAGAAAAATTTGCCAAATTAACGCAGAGTTTCAGGAATCCTATCAGCAGAACATGTGGTCTATGGACAAGGGACATGAATACACCATAGCCAAAGGATATGATTTGATCAGAAACAAGGGGGATAGGATCCAGTGGCAGGGTATGGTTTGGAACAAATACACTATCCCTAAACTTGGATTTCTAGCGTGGATTTACTTCCACAAAGGTCTGAACACAAAAGAAAAGCTTTATAAATTAGGGATCACTGAAGATGATACCTGTGGTGTTTGTGGGTCTGGATCTGAGAGTTCTTCTCACTTGTTCTTCGATTGTGAGTACGGCCTCAGGGTTATAACATCCCTAGGACATCGAATTGGGGAAAAACTCCCCCACCATGGCACGATTGATTGGCGATTGCAGCTGACTGGCACTGGACCAAGGAAAGGGATCATCAATGCTCTCTACAACACTTGCATCTATTACATCTGGAGACAACGGAATTTGTGTAAGCACGAATTGATTTTACTCCATCCCAACAAACTGGTAACCCTAATAATTAAAGAGGTTACCCTGAGAATTATGACTTTACCTATCCAATTAGGGACGCGGGACAGAGAATTGCTTCAACGGATGTGTACTTGCTTCTGAGGTAGGTTCTGGGAAATGGCGGAGGAATTTGAAGAAGGATTTGGGCGtgatagaggaagaagaagagttgAAGTTGAGTGACTGTTAGTCATGAATTATTCGCCTGAATTTGGTGGCCttcttgtatttgttgtttgggTAGAATCAGGATCAGGCCTGATTAGATTAGGcctatttggttttgttttttttaggtTTGGGTCGAGTACCTTGGGCTGGGTCTAATGGACCACTAGTTACTTGATGTATGGTGACTTTTTTTTCCTTAATATACTTATATTTTAACGAAAAAGACAATTAGGGGGAACACAAAATTCCATGGACAGTCGGAAATACAAGCAGAGGACGAGAGATACAAAATAAGACCGGTAGACACACATAAAGCCACACCCCAAATTCAATACTCCGTACAAATAAATTACcccagtttcaaatcaaaccatATAAATAAATCGTCTCAGTTCCaaataagcgcataagagccgttaATTTAAGACAAAGTCGATATTTATTCATAGTCAACATCCaaataggcctgagggtaccaaTATCTAATAAGTTTTCTTTACTCTTTTTACTcatcttttatttattattttctctGTTTTATCGTATAATTTGTATACTTGGATATAATCTAACTAGTTAACCCGTCCTTGTATATAATTTATATCATGTTGTATATAAAATTGTATAGCTAACCTTTttatcgtcaaatatataatattattataaataaatagtagaggccgtcagtttgatgggcggtccgggtgcctaaaACCTTCCCTAACcatacctttacccccgaatccgcaatctttggttcagaccggagtgacggatcagtccccatactagggatcaaaaggggcctttttcgttaaaattgtttttgtatgtttttttataaaacctactggcgactccatcctattatttatttattttttttaaaaagacattttttcagggatctcacaccatgacgaaattttttcGCAAAATCGAATTTACAAAATTCAGTCTTACAAATCGCTCTCGCAAATTCGAGTCTCGATTTCGCAGAATTCAAAAATATACACATTTAAAAATTCTTTTTTGATTTCACTTCGTTTTAaattcaaaagacggtttgagtttcaaTTCGAGTTGCAAATCAATTTCGGCAAATTCGACGCATTTTAAAAATTTTCCGTTTTTCAAgttaatttaattcaaacacgaattaatttctcaaaaatttcaaaacaattccCTTTTGAAAAAAATACAAGCAAGGACATTtcgtcgcggaattttcaaaaatcctttTTCAAACGAGCAATCTCAAtttttttaacttcgagtcatcgcgaTTATTTCGACAGCAATTTGTCTATTTTAACGTGTTTGTGCATGTATGAACGCGTATGTGCTACTTATTGCCTGTTTACTATCCTAACATTGCAGGAACAAGCACCAAAGCAAGCGGGAAGTCATCCGTCGACCGCACTTcttcgaaacacaacacaaagaAGTCAAGCACAAAAAGCTACAAACTAAAAAGTACATATACAAAGTCGCCTCATGCAAAATGTATTGATATATACAAACTTTAGTTAAAtacacaatgactaacgaacgaCAACGACAATAAACTAataaactgggggctatccgccacctaccgaaccaAACACTCTCCGTCCCTCCAACCGGAAAAGAAAGTGAGCAACATGAAAAGAAAGAGAGGAACAACGGAAActgaggaggttaccatgacaaATACCCCTCCTTCCTACTCCGAGACAAAAAGGGTGAACGACGTCTGGCAgactgatgagtcataattatatacatatttatgtctccccttaattacttttgatacggttttcgtactagtttatattatttacatgccttttatgtttgAACATTGATACTTCCGcttgaggctaaaaatatgtattgggaattggaggtagatctttttgaggccgctctagctaacaaagaacttactcatgcacaatccgaattagtacatgacatccttgtggaagcatgtcaacctatagaagatgagcaatccatcctagaagacatcttacaagctcaagagcaagaggaattcatcatggaattcgaatgtaatgagattgatgagaatgaagaacaagtggaatatgccatgagaatggagtgtctaatggagatggagcaaattctcaatgaaccttcaaaggaggaaagtgaggtacaaacccctactttaaaaccccttcccccaaatgtgaaatatgcttaccttgatgaatcaagaaccaaacccgtgattgttaatgatagacttgatgaaaaccaattgggaaaattgctcgATGTGTTGAAACagcatgaaaaggctataggttatattctagatgaccttaagcggataagtcccaacttttgcatgcatagaattcatctagaggaggaccatagacctaccattcaacctcaaaggagattaaatccccacatgcaagaagttgtcaaaggagaggttatgaaattacttgatgcgggaatcatatatcccatatcggactctttgtgggttagcctcgttcaagtggtacctaagaaaggaggtaccacggtggtgacaaacgaaaagaatgagctaatacccacaaggaagatcaccggttggcgtatgtgcattgactatcgaaaattgaattccgcaacaagaaaggatcatttccccctaccattcattgaccaaatgcttgagaggttagcctccaacaaattcttttgttaccttgacaggtattcgggattctttaaaatccctatacacccggatgaccaacataagaccaccttcacatgtccttatggtacttttgcatataggaggatgccttttggcttatgtaatgcccccgccactttccaaagatgcatgatgagtgtcttctccgactagctagagaccataatggaagtttttatggatgattttagcgtttatggaaaggactttgactcatgtttgcataatctttctcttgtattgcaaaaatgtgaagatgttagtcttgttttaaattgggaaaagtgtcacttcatggtcaatgaaggaatcgttttgggtcatttaatctcggaaaagggcatcgaggtcgataaagctaaggttgaggtgatagagaaactcccacctcccgtgaatgttagaggggtgagaagttttcccggtcacgcgggtttctatcgccgtttcataaaagagttttcaaaaatagcgaaacccctcactcaactcttgcttaaagatgcccaattccatttcactgatgagtgtgttgaagcctttaatagaatcaaggaaggaCTAATCTCGgtaccgatcattcaacctccaaattgggaactaccattcgagattatgtgtgatgctagtacctacgccgttggagcggttcttggccaacgggtaggaagagctcttcatgccatctattatataagaaagactcttgatccctcccaagtgaactatgataccaccgaaaAAGAGCTTCTTGctattgtctatgctttggacaaattccgttcctacttacttggatccaaagtaattgtcttttcggatcaccatgctctccgacatctcttgataaagaaggaggcaaaaccaaggttgttgagatggattttgcttcttcacgaatttgacttggaaataagagacaagaaaggagccgaaaatgtagtggcggatcacttgtaaaggatccggtttcatgatgaacaaggataaacgccgatcaatgactcatttcacgacgatatcttgatggccattcaaacacaacttgaaaggcacatcacctcatggtttgccgattatgccaactatatcgttggaagagtactccctcaaaatttgaactacaaccaaaggaagaggttcttattcgaagtaaagaggtacttttgggatgacccaaacctctacaaagagtgtagtgatgggctctaccggagatgcatccctcaatggaaagtccaaggaatcttggaaggatgcccctcatcaccctacggtgggcaccatggagcaaggagaaccattgcaaaaattcttcaatcgggcttctattggcctacaatgtttcaagacacaagggaattcatcattcattgtgatgcttgtcaaagaacggggaatatctcgtggaggaacgaaatgccacaaaggggcattctagaggtggagatcttcgatgtttgggggatcgactaccaaggtccgttcgtgacatccaatgggaataagtatatccttgtggccgtagattacgtctcaaagtgggtggaggcaattgccactccaaacgatgatgcaaaaacggtcaccaagctcttcaagaaaataatcttcccaagatttggagttcctagagcaatcataagtgatggaggaacgcattttcatgagaagatgctcgcatctcttttgaccaagtatggtgttcaacatagaaccggcttgggataccatcctcaaacaagcggtcaagttgaagtttcaaatagggagatcaagcaaattcttgagaaagttgtgaacaaaacctgaaaggattggagcacaaagcttaaTGACGCTCTTtcggcttataggacggcctataagactcccataggcgcctccccttacaagcttgtttatggaaaagcatgccacttgccaatcgaattggagtacaaagcttttttggcaatccgagcccttaaccttgatctcaaattaagtggtcaaaagaggatgattca
Encoded here:
- the LOC141601718 gene encoding uncharacterized protein LOC141601718, which translates into the protein MWSMDKGHEYTIAKGYDLIRNKGDRIQWQGMVWNKYTIPKLGFLAWIYFHKGLNTKEKLYKLGITEDDTCGVCGSGSESSSHLFFDCEYGLRVITSLGHRIGEKLPHHGTIDWRLQLTGTGPRKGIINALYNTCIYYIWRQRNLCSGKWRRNLKKDLGVIEEEEELKLSDC